A part of Caldicellulosiruptor owensensis OL genomic DNA contains:
- a CDS encoding carboxylesterase/lipase family protein produces MLRRVTTENGIVEGLPASDPRITVFKGIPFAAPPVGNLRWKPPQPCKNWEGVYKAYTFAPISIQATPGLDPDNIYTKEWHVDPNVPMSEDCLYLNVWTPARHPEEKLPVMIWFFGGGLQVGYTSEMEFDGERIARRGIVFVSVNYRLNVFGFFAHPEISEENKDGPKANFGLLDQLAGIEWVRRNIAAFGGDPNNITIFGQSAGGGCVTAHVTSPISEGLFQRAIIQSGGGFAPRFNQGYPSLSEAEKIGEEFFKFLGVKNLDEARNLDARVIFEKSEEFSYRWGFVKDGVYIVDDPVKLIIKGNWHKIPLIMGHTANEFIEKPDVETLEEFREYAYKKFGEDAEEYIKLCTERTNDIAQIKEKGRINMFEIGNLMWCEHNAKTKDTTIYCYCFEPEIPGDDAGAFHSSELWFVFETLAKCWRPFVGKHYDLARQMCNYWTNFAKKGNPNGLDADGTPMPEWRPYTGEEPFIMLFGDKPCKDPNRPTELMRFMVNHLFKKLNLE; encoded by the coding sequence ATGCTAAGACGAGTAACTACAGAAAATGGAATAGTAGAAGGGCTTCCAGCTTCTGACCCAAGGATAACGGTGTTCAAAGGAATTCCTTTTGCAGCGCCTCCTGTTGGCAACTTGAGATGGAAGCCACCTCAGCCATGCAAGAATTGGGAAGGTGTCTACAAAGCTTATACTTTTGCCCCCATTTCAATTCAAGCTACCCCAGGATTAGACCCAGATAATATTTACACAAAAGAATGGCATGTTGATCCTAATGTGCCCATGAGTGAAGATTGTTTGTATTTAAATGTATGGACTCCAGCAAGACATCCTGAGGAAAAATTACCAGTAATGATTTGGTTTTTCGGTGGAGGATTGCAAGTTGGTTATACTTCAGAGATGGAATTTGATGGTGAACGCATAGCTAGAAGAGGAATTGTGTTTGTAAGTGTAAATTATCGATTAAATGTATTTGGTTTTTTTGCACATCCTGAGATTTCAGAAGAGAACAAGGATGGTCCCAAAGCTAATTTTGGATTATTAGATCAACTTGCAGGAATTGAATGGGTAAGACGAAATATTGCGGCTTTTGGAGGTGATCCAAACAATATTACTATATTTGGGCAATCTGCAGGAGGAGGCTGTGTAACTGCACATGTTACATCGCCTATTAGCGAAGGGTTATTCCAAAGAGCTATTATACAAAGTGGAGGTGGTTTTGCACCGCGTTTCAATCAAGGATATCCTTCATTAAGTGAAGCTGAGAAGATAGGAGAAGAATTCTTCAAGTTTTTAGGGGTTAAGAACTTAGATGAAGCAAGAAATTTAGATGCAAGGGTAATTTTTGAGAAATCCGAAGAATTTAGTTATAGATGGGGATTTGTAAAAGATGGAGTGTATATAGTTGATGATCCTGTAAAGCTCATAATAAAAGGTAATTGGCATAAGATACCTTTGATAATGGGCCATACTGCAAATGAGTTTATAGAGAAACCAGATGTTGAGACATTAGAAGAATTCAGAGAGTATGCATATAAAAAATTTGGTGAAGATGCCGAAGAATATATTAAACTGTGTACTGAAAGAACGAATGATATTGCTCAGATAAAGGAAAAAGGAAGAATAAATATGTTTGAGATTGGGAATTTAATGTGGTGTGAACATAATGCAAAAACTAAGGATACAACAATTTATTGTTACTGTTTTGAGCCAGAGATTCCAGGTGATGACGCAGGAGCGTTTCATTCATCTGAACTATGGTTTGTTTTTGAGACATTGGCAAAATGTTGGAGGCCATTTGTTGGAAAACATTATGATTTAGCAAGGCAGATGTGCAATTATTGGACAAATTTTGCTAAAAAGGGAAATCCCAATGGATTAGATGCAGATGGTACTCCCATGCCAGAATGGCGACCTTACACTGGAGAAGAACCGTTTATAATGTTATTTGGTGACAAACCTTGTAAAGATCCTAATAGACCTACTGAGCTTATGAGGTTCATGGTAAATCATCTTTTTAAAAA
- a CDS encoding substrate-binding domain-containing protein — protein MGSKKKGTIKLIAEKTNVSPITVSIVLNGRGDEMRISKETQEKIIEEAKKLGYQPNVFARRLKKSNQNSSPLLIGILWPATYLSDLLVRFFNGLQNCILNKKMNIEIVFKPYYPSNLVQLKELFVENLFNGVIVVGTTDSDIEFLENLNTVMPIVMFNRQSSKYSCIYVDEYSLGEKVAKLFAARGHKSVGLIGPSYLNRNFSMRRIGFLDSCRKLNLSISDNHIITDDEVDIKAGRNCMKKLLSSGNLPTAIFILSSTMAYGVYSVLQENGYSIPNDVEIVGCSDLLTCELLNPRLTVIDYSIEKMVYKSLNLITEMVTGIHREPVCLIEDSYFIFRESCGSFPELD, from the coding sequence ATGGGTAGCAAGAAAAAAGGTACAATAAAACTAATAGCTGAAAAAACAAATGTTTCACCAATAACAGTATCAATTGTCCTAAATGGCCGTGGAGATGAAATGCGAATTTCTAAAGAGACACAAGAAAAAATAATAGAAGAAGCAAAAAAATTGGGTTATCAACCTAATGTCTTTGCAAGAAGGCTAAAAAAATCTAACCAAAACTCATCTCCTCTGCTAATAGGAATTTTATGGCCAGCTACTTATTTATCTGATTTATTAGTACGCTTTTTCAATGGTCTTCAAAACTGTATTTTAAACAAAAAAATGAATATAGAAATTGTCTTCAAACCTTATTATCCATCAAATTTGGTACAATTAAAAGAACTTTTTGTTGAAAACCTATTCAATGGAGTAATAGTAGTCGGAACTACTGACAGTGACATTGAATTTTTGGAAAATCTAAATACCGTTATGCCAATTGTAATGTTCAACAGACAGAGCTCTAAATACAGTTGTATTTATGTTGACGAATATAGTTTGGGTGAAAAAGTGGCTAAACTGTTTGCTGCAAGAGGTCATAAAAGTGTTGGATTAATTGGACCTTCTTATCTTAACAGGAATTTTAGTATGAGAAGAATAGGATTCCTTGATTCATGCAGAAAACTCAATTTATCAATCTCAGATAACCACATAATAACTGATGATGAAGTCGACATAAAAGCAGGTAGAAACTGTATGAAAAAATTGTTAAGCAGTGGTAATTTGCCAACTGCCATTTTCATTCTTTCTTCTACTATGGCCTATGGAGTTTATTCTGTTTTGCAAGAAAATGGATATTCTATTCCGAATGATGTTGAAATTGTAGGATGCAGTGATCTTTTAACATGTGAACTGTTGAACCCCAGATTAACAGTTATTGATTATTCGATTGAAAAAATGGTATACAAATCTTTGAATTTAATTACTGAAATGGTAACAGGGATTCACCGTGAACCTGTTTGTCTTATTGAAGATTCATATTTTATATTTCGTGAAAGTTGTGGAAGCTTTCCAGAATTAGATTAA